The Burkholderia pyrrocinia genome includes a region encoding these proteins:
- a CDS encoding LysR family transcriptional regulator, with protein MRKFKIPNMGALVAFEAAARHESFTHAAKELFLTESAVSRQIATLEASLGVRLFARVKQRVVLTRAGKLYGTQVRRALETLDRDTLSIIAHGSGGGYLELAVLPTFASHWLIPRIKSFYDRTPDVRVNMGSRTDLFSFEDTHFEAAIHYGKPTWPGTSSDYLFGEEVVPICSPALLDGPVQRVEDLLAYPLLHSTTRPGAWAQWFETHGVEDIRTMQGVRYELHTMLISAAAAGLGIALVPKFFVEEQLQQLGLVVPCDAATVGDSAYYLVYPTEFSHSKPLELFRGWLLEQASAYATPERDGDEADAEDDEDVE; from the coding sequence ATGCGTAAATTCAAGATTCCCAACATGGGCGCACTTGTGGCTTTCGAAGCCGCCGCGCGCCACGAGAGCTTCACGCACGCGGCCAAGGAGCTGTTCCTGACCGAAAGCGCGGTATCGCGACAGATCGCGACGCTCGAGGCCAGCCTCGGCGTGCGGCTGTTCGCGCGCGTGAAGCAGCGCGTCGTGCTGACGCGCGCCGGCAAGCTGTACGGCACGCAGGTGCGGCGCGCGCTGGAAACGCTCGACCGCGACACGCTGTCGATCATCGCGCACGGCAGCGGCGGCGGTTACCTGGAGCTCGCGGTGCTGCCGACGTTCGCGTCGCACTGGCTGATCCCGCGCATCAAGAGCTTTTACGACCGCACGCCCGACGTGCGCGTGAACATGGGCAGCCGCACCGACCTGTTCTCGTTCGAGGACACGCACTTCGAGGCCGCGATCCATTACGGCAAGCCGACCTGGCCCGGCACGTCGTCCGACTATCTGTTCGGCGAGGAAGTCGTGCCGATCTGCTCGCCCGCGCTGCTGGACGGGCCCGTCCAGCGCGTGGAGGATCTGCTCGCGTATCCGCTGCTGCACTCGACGACGCGCCCCGGCGCATGGGCGCAGTGGTTCGAGACGCACGGCGTCGAGGACATCCGCACGATGCAGGGCGTGCGCTACGAGCTGCATACGATGCTGATCAGCGCGGCCGCGGCCGGGCTCGGGATCGCGCTCGTGCCGAAGTTCTTCGTCGAGGAACAATTGCAGCAGCTCGGCCTGGTCGTGCCGTGCGACGCGGCGACGGTCGGCGATTCGGCGTACTACCTCGTGTATCCGACGGAGTTCAGCCACAGCAAGCCGCTGGAGCTGTTTCGCGGCTGGCTGCTCGAGCAGGCGAGCGCGTATGCGACGCCGGAGCGGGATGGCGATGAGGCCGACGCGGAGGATGACGAGGACGTCGAGTAG
- a CDS encoding NADP-dependent glyceraldehyde-3-phosphate dehydrogenase encodes MPDSASLQQLFPAYQDIPAEFRLSSPIHQRMSLVDGELRPWDGATKTVLSPVCVRQADGSVEQVEIGSYPVMGETESDAALDAAVRAYDSGRGEWPTMKVEQRIACMQDFIKRMVAQRELVVNLIMWEIGKSLADSQKEFDRTVTYMAQTIDALKELDNANSRFVIAEGTIGQIRRTPLGVVLCMGPYNYPLNETFATLIPALLMGNTVVFKPPQYGTLLFEPLLEAFRDAFPKGVINTIYAPGAVVVPHMLASGKINVLALIGSSKVADHLKKQHPKSHRLRAILGLDAKNAAIVLPDADLDLTVKECLLGALSFNGQRCTALKMLLVHRSIVDEFLKRFTAALEQLKIGMPWEKGVSITPLPGLHRTAYMTDAIDDAKAKGAQVVNHSGGEFSKTLFYPAVVYPVSEGMKLYREEQFGPIIPVAPFDDVETALDYVTTSDHGQQVSIFGSDPAQIGALVDPLVNQVCRVNINCQCQRGPDVFPFAGRKDSAEGTLSVSDALRAFSIRSMVAAKQTDSSKQLLDSIVSDHHSKFIHTGFIF; translated from the coding sequence ATGCCCGATTCCGCCTCCCTGCAGCAACTGTTTCCCGCCTATCAAGACATCCCCGCCGAGTTCCGGCTGAGTTCGCCGATCCACCAGCGCATGTCGCTCGTCGACGGCGAACTCCGGCCGTGGGACGGCGCGACCAAAACCGTGCTGTCGCCCGTGTGCGTGCGGCAGGCGGACGGCAGCGTCGAGCAGGTCGAGATCGGCAGCTATCCGGTGATGGGCGAAACGGAGAGCGACGCGGCGCTGGACGCCGCCGTGCGCGCCTATGATTCGGGCCGCGGCGAGTGGCCGACGATGAAGGTCGAGCAGCGCATCGCGTGCATGCAGGATTTCATCAAGCGGATGGTCGCGCAGCGCGAGCTCGTCGTGAACCTGATCATGTGGGAGATCGGCAAGAGCCTCGCCGATTCGCAGAAGGAGTTCGACCGCACCGTCACGTACATGGCGCAGACGATCGATGCGCTGAAGGAGCTCGACAACGCGAACTCGCGCTTCGTGATCGCGGAAGGCACGATCGGCCAGATCCGCCGCACGCCGCTCGGCGTCGTGCTGTGCATGGGCCCGTACAACTATCCGCTGAACGAGACCTTCGCGACGCTGATCCCCGCGCTGCTGATGGGCAACACCGTGGTGTTCAAGCCGCCGCAGTACGGCACGCTGCTGTTCGAGCCGCTGCTCGAAGCGTTCCGCGACGCGTTCCCGAAGGGCGTGATCAACACGATCTACGCGCCGGGCGCGGTGGTCGTGCCGCACATGCTCGCGTCGGGCAAGATCAACGTGCTCGCGCTGATCGGTTCGAGCAAGGTGGCCGATCACCTGAAGAAGCAGCACCCGAAGTCGCACCGGCTGCGCGCGATCCTCGGCCTCGACGCGAAGAACGCGGCGATCGTGCTGCCCGACGCCGATCTCGACCTCACCGTGAAGGAATGCCTGCTCGGCGCGCTGTCGTTCAACGGCCAGCGCTGCACCGCGCTGAAGATGCTGCTCGTGCACCGCTCGATCGTCGATGAATTCCTGAAGCGCTTCACCGCCGCGCTCGAACAGCTGAAGATCGGCATGCCGTGGGAGAAAGGCGTCAGCATCACGCCGCTGCCCGGCCTGCATCGCACGGCCTACATGACGGACGCGATCGACGACGCGAAAGCAAAGGGCGCGCAAGTCGTCAACCACTCGGGCGGCGAGTTCAGCAAGACGCTGTTCTATCCGGCCGTCGTGTATCCGGTGTCCGAAGGGATGAAGCTGTACCGCGAGGAACAGTTCGGGCCGATCATTCCGGTCGCGCCGTTCGACGACGTCGAAACCGCGCTCGACTATGTGACGACGTCGGATCACGGCCAGCAGGTCAGCATCTTCGGTTCCGATCCGGCGCAGATCGGCGCACTCGTCGATCCGCTCGTGAACCAGGTGTGCCGCGTGAACATCAACTGCCAGTGCCAGCGCGGGCCCGACGTGTTCCCGTTCGCGGGCCGCAAGGATTCGGCCGAAGGCACGCTGTCGGTGAGCGACGCGCTGCGCGCGTTCTCGATCCGCTCGATGGTCGCGGCAAAGCAGACCGACAGCAGCAAGCAGTTGCTCGACTCGATCGTGTCGGACCACCACTCGAAGTTCATCCATACGGGCTTCATTTTCTGA
- a CDS encoding LysE family translocator — MSVHAFFSANLLLAYTAYFIGTASPGPSNLAIMSVAANQGRKAALAFALGVISGSMFWATVAALGVSAALLAWSKLLVAIKIFGGLYLLWLAFKSGRTALSGPAAASLNAAREQRLSRFYARGAMLHLTNPKAILVWVSIVALSSNGAGASHGAVVPGCLVIGCLVFGGYALVFSMDGARRLYVRGRRAMEACLAVVFGVAGIRLLVSNV, encoded by the coding sequence ATGAGCGTCCACGCCTTCTTCTCGGCCAACCTGCTGCTGGCCTACACGGCCTATTTCATCGGTACGGCCAGCCCGGGGCCGAGCAATCTCGCGATCATGTCGGTGGCCGCGAACCAGGGCCGCAAGGCGGCGCTGGCGTTCGCGCTCGGCGTCATTTCGGGGTCGATGTTCTGGGCGACGGTGGCGGCGCTCGGCGTGTCGGCCGCGCTGCTGGCGTGGTCGAAACTGCTGGTCGCGATCAAGATCTTCGGCGGGCTGTACCTGCTGTGGCTCGCGTTCAAGTCGGGGCGCACGGCGCTGTCGGGCCCGGCGGCGGCGTCGCTGAACGCGGCGCGCGAGCAGCGGCTGTCGCGCTTCTACGCACGCGGCGCGATGCTGCACCTGACCAATCCGAAAGCCATCCTCGTGTGGGTGTCGATCGTCGCGCTGTCGTCGAACGGCGCAGGTGCGTCGCACGGCGCCGTCGTGCCGGGCTGCCTCGTGATCGGGTGCCTGGTGTTCGGCGGCTATGCACTGGTGTTCTCGATGGACGGCGCACGCCGGCTGTACGTGCGCGGCCGGCGCGCGATGGAAGCGTGTCTCGCCGTCGTGTTCGGCGTGGCGGGGATCAGGCTGCTGGTGTCGAACGTGTAG
- a CDS encoding DNA-binding protein: protein MNALPNSSDTSFQLFLAKLLEQPLPDWTEKQQMELEMAHTLSTEMVHLAEDMRSRTPDLARCLVLLRYAKVLDFMLTSLAAHRDIHPQTLRTLFRLANLKVDDAYPA, encoded by the coding sequence ATGAATGCGCTGCCCAACTCGTCCGATACGTCGTTCCAGCTCTTTCTCGCGAAGCTGCTCGAACAGCCGCTGCCCGACTGGACCGAAAAACAGCAGATGGAACTCGAGATGGCGCACACGCTGTCCACCGAAATGGTTCACCTCGCCGAAGACATGCGCAGCCGCACGCCCGATCTCGCGCGTTGCCTCGTGCTGCTCCGCTACGCGAAGGTGCTCGACTTCATGCTGACGTCGCTCGCCGCGCACCGCGACATTCATCCGCAGACGCTGCGCACGCTGTTCCGGCTCGCGAACCTGAAGGTCGACGATGCGTATCCGGCGTGA
- a CDS encoding PepSY-associated TM helix domain-containing protein, translated as MSTTVERAISPARSASAGYRTLWRWHFYAGLFVMPFLVILAITGTLYCFQPQIEPLLYPHRLIVEPRATPRLAPDTLLANARTAMPAGATPVSVQVSTAPDRSAEYVFRLRDGSRESVYVNPYDGSVLGTLSVERRFMQVDRMLHRKLLLGKTGELLMELAACWTFVMIGTGIALWWPHGAARVGRALWPDLSLHGRPLWKSVHATAGIWLAAGTVAFILTGLPWSGSWGKNFKALAATVNLGAPDGAWGGASVRSTRPGAAAVPPHAQAAAPSGHHDESGASMPGMVMDDLPLPQTPWAVGNVPVPHSPSAPTPAPLPLARAIAIVAGLGVTSGYTLALPSGADGVFTASYFPADPKAERTIYLDQYSGAVLKDIRYDDYGAVSRAVSYGTSLHMGRYFGLANQIACTVLSLGLAAMAVTGAVMWWKRRPAGKLGAPSRERGTPPMRGWIAGLVLLGIVFPLMGMTIVAVWLTDRVLFGRAARAAA; from the coding sequence ATGTCGACCACCGTCGAGCGGGCGATCTCGCCCGCCCGTTCCGCAAGCGCCGGTTACCGGACGCTCTGGCGCTGGCACTTCTACGCCGGCCTGTTTGTCATGCCGTTCCTCGTGATCCTCGCGATCACGGGAACGCTTTATTGCTTCCAGCCGCAGATCGAGCCGCTGCTGTATCCGCACCGGCTGATCGTCGAGCCGCGCGCCACGCCGCGACTCGCGCCCGACACGCTGCTCGCGAACGCGCGCACCGCGATGCCGGCCGGCGCGACGCCGGTTTCCGTCCAGGTATCCACCGCGCCGGACCGCAGCGCCGAGTACGTGTTCCGGCTCCGTGACGGCAGCCGCGAGAGCGTGTACGTGAACCCGTACGACGGCAGCGTGCTCGGCACGCTGAGCGTTGAGCGCCGCTTCATGCAGGTCGACCGGATGCTGCATCGCAAGCTGCTGCTCGGCAAGACGGGCGAGTTGCTGATGGAGCTCGCCGCGTGCTGGACCTTCGTGATGATCGGCACCGGCATCGCACTGTGGTGGCCGCATGGCGCCGCGCGCGTCGGGCGCGCACTGTGGCCCGACCTGTCGCTGCACGGCCGGCCGCTGTGGAAGAGTGTCCACGCGACGGCGGGCATCTGGCTCGCGGCCGGCACGGTGGCGTTCATCCTGACGGGGCTGCCGTGGTCGGGCTCGTGGGGCAAGAACTTCAAGGCGCTCGCCGCGACCGTGAACCTCGGCGCACCGGATGGCGCATGGGGCGGCGCGTCGGTGCGCTCGACGCGTCCGGGCGCCGCGGCGGTGCCGCCGCACGCGCAGGCCGCTGCGCCATCCGGCCATCACGATGAATCGGGAGCGTCGATGCCGGGGATGGTGATGGACGACCTGCCGTTGCCGCAAACGCCGTGGGCGGTCGGCAACGTGCCCGTTCCGCATTCGCCGTCGGCGCCGACACCCGCACCACTGCCGCTGGCACGCGCAATCGCGATCGTCGCGGGACTCGGCGTGACGAGCGGCTATACGCTCGCGTTGCCGTCGGGCGCGGACGGCGTGTTCACCGCGTCGTACTTCCCGGCCGACCCGAAGGCGGAGCGGACGATCTACCTCGACCAGTACAGCGGTGCCGTGTTGAAGGACATCCGCTATGACGACTACGGCGCGGTATCGCGGGCCGTGTCGTACGGCACGTCGCTGCACATGGGCCGCTACTTCGGGCTCGCGAACCAGATCGCCTGTACGGTGCTGTCGCTCGGGCTGGCCGCGATGGCCGTGACGGGCGCGGTGATGTGGTGGAAGCGCCGCCCAGCGGGCAAGCTGGGCGCGCCGTCGCGCGAACGCGGCACGCCGCCGATGCGCGGCTGGATCGCGGGACTCGTGCTGCTCGGCATCGTATTCCCGCTGATGGGGATGACGATCGTCGCGGTCTGGCTGACCGACCGTGTGCTGTTCGGCCGTGCGGCGCGCGCGGCTGCCTGA
- a CDS encoding TonB-dependent receptor, with amino-acid sequence MKFSLMLPAALLAAFAPAGQAQENDAGGTGTTLAPIRINAQKPAPLTRPLDTGSHLGLSPLETPASIEQIDRATLDTRGDSSIVDAVSRAAGISASPHPGNGDSELGARGFVGASSVTQLYDGVRPYGAIGVTFPFDTWSVDHIDVLRGPASVIYGEGAIGGVVNIVPKKPARTPIRNELQVGGGTEGTARVAFGSGGAINDKLSYRFDISGNRSSNWVDRGDSRNLSISGALRYDVTPDLYVTASYAQGFQHPMQYFGVPLVNGARDRALDKKNYNVGDSDIAFRDSWATVSANWQPSDSLNVTSTLYRMKSNRHWKDAEYYTYLPSTAQIRRSSYTEIFHDQEQYGNVTTATVTGALLGMRNTFSAGFEFNHTTFQHDNNSPYSGTSTVDPFNFDPGSFINTAGTYPKYRSQSNQYALFAENRLEITPRWSVIGGLRYDHASVNRDDLVNGGAFTKVFANTGWRVGTVYDVRPGLAVYGQYSVAADPVSSLLSLNASKANFTLATGKQVEIGVKQSFLDGKAEWTLAAYRIVKSNLLTADPLNPNQSIQVGQQSSRGLEATVGAEIAKDWRVDANVSILRAKYDDFQQVSSGTTVSRAGNVPVSVPQRLANLWVSWRFAPDWTGIAGVKYIGKRFADTANQLVMPSYTTVDLGLAWKPRKDTTITARAYNVFNRRYVQSAYYNETQYLLGNDRRLEVLANYRF; translated from the coding sequence ATGAAGTTCAGCTTGATGCTGCCCGCCGCCTTGCTCGCGGCCTTCGCGCCGGCCGGGCAGGCCCAGGAAAACGACGCCGGCGGCACCGGTACGACGCTCGCACCTATCCGCATCAACGCACAGAAGCCGGCCCCGTTGACGCGGCCGCTCGACACGGGCAGCCATCTCGGGCTGTCGCCGCTCGAAACGCCCGCGAGCATCGAGCAGATCGACCGAGCGACACTCGACACGCGCGGCGACAGTTCGATCGTCGACGCGGTGAGCCGGGCCGCCGGCATCAGCGCATCGCCGCACCCCGGCAACGGCGACTCGGAGCTCGGCGCGCGCGGCTTCGTCGGTGCGTCTTCGGTGACGCAGCTGTACGACGGCGTGCGCCCGTACGGCGCGATCGGCGTCACGTTCCCGTTCGACACGTGGTCGGTCGATCATATCGACGTGCTGCGCGGCCCGGCTTCGGTGATCTATGGCGAAGGCGCGATCGGCGGCGTCGTCAACATCGTGCCGAAAAAGCCGGCACGCACGCCGATCCGGAACGAGCTGCAGGTCGGCGGCGGCACCGAGGGCACGGCGCGGGTCGCGTTCGGCAGCGGCGGCGCGATCAACGACAAGCTGTCGTACCGCTTCGACATCAGCGGCAACCGCTCGTCGAACTGGGTCGACCGCGGCGATTCGCGCAACCTGTCGATCTCGGGCGCGCTGCGCTACGACGTGACGCCCGACCTGTACGTGACGGCATCGTACGCGCAGGGCTTCCAGCATCCGATGCAGTATTTCGGCGTGCCGCTCGTCAACGGCGCGCGCGATCGGGCGCTCGACAAGAAGAACTACAACGTCGGCGACAGCGACATCGCGTTCCGCGACAGCTGGGCGACGGTGTCGGCGAACTGGCAGCCGAGCGACAGCCTGAACGTGACGAGCACGCTGTACCGGATGAAGAGCAACCGCCACTGGAAGGACGCCGAGTACTACACGTACCTGCCGTCGACCGCGCAGATCCGGCGCAGCAGCTACACGGAGATCTTTCACGACCAGGAGCAGTACGGCAACGTGACGACGGCCACCGTGACCGGCGCGCTGCTGGGGATGCGCAACACGTTCTCGGCGGGGTTCGAGTTCAACCACACGACGTTCCAGCACGACAACAACTCGCCGTATTCTGGCACCTCGACCGTCGATCCGTTCAACTTCGACCCGGGCAGTTTCATCAATACCGCCGGCACGTATCCGAAGTACCGCAGCCAGTCGAACCAGTACGCGCTGTTCGCGGAGAACCGGCTCGAGATCACGCCGCGCTGGTCGGTGATCGGCGGGCTGCGCTACGACCACGCGAGCGTGAACCGCGACGATCTCGTGAACGGCGGCGCATTCACGAAGGTGTTCGCGAACACGGGCTGGCGCGTCGGCACCGTATACGACGTGCGGCCCGGCCTCGCCGTGTACGGCCAGTACTCGGTCGCGGCCGATCCGGTCAGCTCGCTGCTGTCGCTGAATGCATCGAAGGCCAACTTCACGCTCGCGACCGGCAAGCAGGTCGAGATCGGCGTGAAGCAGTCGTTCCTGGACGGCAAGGCCGAGTGGACGCTGGCCGCGTACCGGATCGTGAAGAGCAACCTCCTGACGGCCGATCCGCTGAACCCGAACCAGTCGATCCAGGTCGGCCAGCAGTCGTCGCGCGGGCTCGAGGCGACGGTCGGCGCGGAGATCGCGAAGGACTGGCGCGTCGACGCGAACGTGTCGATCCTGCGCGCGAAATACGACGACTTTCAGCAGGTGTCCAGCGGCACGACGGTCTCGCGCGCGGGCAACGTGCCGGTGTCGGTGCCGCAGCGTCTCGCGAACCTGTGGGTGAGCTGGCGCTTCGCGCCGGACTGGACGGGCATCGCGGGCGTCAAGTACATCGGCAAGCGCTTCGCCGACACCGCGAACCAGCTCGTGATGCCGTCGTACACCACGGTCGATCTCGGCCTCGCGTGGAAGCCGCGCAAGGACACGACGATCACGGCGCGCGCGTACAACGTGTTCAACCGCCGCTACGTGCAGTCCGCGTACTACAACGAGACGCAGTATCTGCTCGGCAACGACCGGCGGCTCGAAGTGCTGGCGAACTACCGGTTCTGA
- a CDS encoding copper resistance protein CopC translates to MNLLTTMRTAAAALLLAGAQLAHAHAFPTHQAPSAGETVTASPKRVAIDFDDGLEPAFSSIAVADAQGRAVTNGKAEVDASNRKHMSVALNPLTPGVYTVTWVAVAVDGHRTQGHYAFTVK, encoded by the coding sequence ATGAACCTCCTGACCACGATGCGCACGGCCGCCGCCGCGCTGCTCCTCGCCGGCGCGCAGCTCGCGCATGCGCATGCGTTTCCGACGCATCAGGCGCCGTCCGCGGGCGAGACCGTGACGGCTTCGCCGAAGCGCGTCGCGATCGATTTCGACGATGGGCTCGAACCCGCGTTCAGTTCGATCGCCGTCGCCGATGCACAGGGCCGTGCCGTCACGAACGGCAAGGCCGAAGTCGACGCGTCGAACCGGAAGCACATGTCCGTCGCGCTGAACCCGTTGACGCCGGGCGTCTACACGGTCACGTGGGTGGCCGTCGCGGTCGACGGCCATCGCACGCAGGGGCACTATGCATTCACGGTGAAGTGA